In the Numida meleagris isolate 19003 breed g44 Domestic line chromosome 5, NumMel1.0, whole genome shotgun sequence genome, one interval contains:
- the LOC110399493 gene encoding sorbin and SH3 domain-containing protein 1-like, which yields MVGVAVDSSHALQQGALVHGKLRHMLGHRSAPLHAHSLSFYFCSIGFYFPFLFLFISLFFSSAFVSLKSPSSELLHTPTPPPLPFARRALSPEVQAVTSEWIALTVGVSPSTTPALTPPLPSLPEASLSHTDSLPPSTTASPSPSFSLPHSHLSGSSTPRSIKSPLPSYSSGPQPSTRSFYQAALQSKEKVGGSSSPCPRWARRSPESILTEQHGTPGSQAWLQKTREGSSNPEQGSHAAPNISVERCLKPSQLDMRASPERRPVSSTEDNQLCQELMAIVQGGKAEKRGTRRGDLGEFQSGEKKVLLLHVCALL from the coding sequence ATGGTTGGAGTAGCTGTGGACTCCAGCCATGCACTCCAACAGGGTGCGCTTGTCCATGGAAAACTTAGGCACATGCTTGGTCATAGATCTGCTCCTCTCCATGCTCACTCACTCTCCTTTTACTTTTGCTCAATTGgtttttactttcctttcttatttttgttcatttctttgtttttctcttctgcttttgtctcCCTCAAGTctcccagctctgagctgctccaTACACCAACTCCTCCGCCTTTGCCTTTCGCGCGCCGCGCCTTGTCTCCAGAGGTGCAGGCGGTCACATCTGAGTGGATTGCTCTGACCGTGGGAGTGTCTCCTAGCACCACTCCTGCTTTAACTCCTCCATTGCCTTCTCTGCCTGAAGCCTCCCTCTCCCACACTGACTCTCTCCCACCTTCTACTACAGCCAGCCCTTCCCCCTCGTTCAGCCTCCCCCATTCTCATCTCTCTGGCTCCTCGACTCCCAGGTCCATTAAATCCCCATTGCCCTCTTACTCATCTGGGCCTCAGCCCTCCACTCGCAGTTTCTATcaggctgctctgcaaagcaaagagaaggtTGGTGGCTCTTCTTCTCCCTGCCCTCGGTGGGCACGCAGGAGCCCCGAGAGCATCCTCACAGAGCAGCACGGCACCCCTGGCAGCCAGGCCTGGCTCCAGAAGACTAGAGAGGGCAGCAGCAACCCTGAGCAGGGCTCCCATGCTGCTCCCAACATCTCTGTGGAGCGCTGCCTGAAACCATCCCAGCTAGACATGCGTGCAAGCCCAGAAAGGAGACCTGTGAGTTCCACTGAGGACAACCAGTTGTGTCAGGAGCTAATGGCTATTGTGCAGGGAggtaaagcagagaaaagaggcACAAGGAGAGGTGATCTGGGAGAGTTTCAAAGCGGGGAAAAGAAGGTACTTCTCCTGCATGTGTGTGCACTACTCTGA